In a genomic window of Primulina huaijiensis isolate GDHJ02 chromosome 10, ASM1229523v2, whole genome shotgun sequence:
- the LOC140985790 gene encoding auxin response factor 1-like isoform X1, translated as MAHLSANYFARGPPPGGSNDALYRELWHACAGPLVTLPQEGERVYYFLEGHMEQLEASTDQGLDQQLHSFNLPSKILCKVMNVSLRAEKETDEVYAQITLIPEQDPNEITSPDPPLPEPQRCSVHSFCKTLTASDTSTHGGFSVLRKHADDCLPPLDMSQQPPSQELVASDLHGNQWNFRHIFRGQPRRHLLTTGWSVFVSAKKLVAGDAFIFLREENGDLRVGVRRLMRQLNNMPSSVISSHSMHLGVLATASHAISTRTRFSVFYKPRTSRSEFIVSLNKYLEARNHKLSVGMRFKMKFEGEEVPERRFSGTIVGVEDNSTSTWPDSEWRSLKVQWDEPSLVLRPDRVSPWDIEPLTAATSPTSQTQQRNKRTRPPVVISSWQDLKPFGMWKSPSDSPSALSYHDPEPGPDIHRSTKFSPGSLLKSSNYNRILLPVSSNSIIYQPNFETPAESFAPVSEKKHANGYRLFGIELMDHSTFGDSSPARIGAAAVADTYAPLDTELKQNSEAEPSSCNLTDLPLVTSEPDRSGLRSSLEPHNKQIRSCTKVHKQGIAVGRAVDLTRLDGYEDLLKKFEEIFEIKGELSGSAKKWLVVYTDNEDDMMMVGDDPWHEFCMMVKKIYIYTAEEAKKLSPKIKLSLNEVKSAKLLSKADIGAEEQSSTVGSGC; from the exons ATGGCACACCTTTCCGCAAATTACTTTGCCAGAGGGCCTCCCCCAG GGGGCTCAAATGATGCTTTGTACAGAGAATTGTGGCATGCCTGTGCTGGGCCCCTTGTTACCCTTCCTCAAGAAGGGGAACGGGTGTATTACTTTCTGGAAGGTCACATGGAACAG CTCGAAGCATCCACCGATCAGGGGTTGGATCAGCAACTTCATTCATTCAACTTACCAAGTAAAATCCTTTGCAAAGTGATGAATGTTTCGCTGCGG GCTGAAAAAGAGACAGATGAGGTATATGCACAGATAACACTGATACCTGAGCAAGAT CCAAATGAGATCACAAGCCCAGATCCTCCTTTACCAGAACCTCAAAGGTGTAGTGTTCATTCATTTTGCAAGACTCTTACTGCTTCTGATACCAGCACCCATGGTGGGTTTTCTGTTTTACGAAAGCACGCAGATGATTGTTTACCTCCATTG GATATGTCTCAGCAACCACCCTCGCAGGAGTTGGTTGCTTCTGATCTTCATGGTAATCAGTGGAATTTCCGCCACATTTTCCGAG GTCAACCAAGGCGCCACTTACTGACCACCGGATGGAGTGTCTTCGTTAGTGCAAAAAAGTTAGTTGCTGGAGATGCTTTTATCTTTCTAAG AGAAGAAAACGGAGATCTTCGAGTCGGAGTGCGTAGACTCATGAGACAGCTGAATAATATGCCATCTTCTGTTATATCAAGTCATAGCATGCATTTGGGGGTCCTTGCTACTGCATCACATGCCATATCCACTAGGACCCGTTTTTCGGTTTTTTATAAACCCAG GACCAGTCGATCAGAATTCATTGTAAGTTTAAACAAGTATCTTGAAGCTCGAAATCATAAACTGTCGGTGGGGATGAGGTTTAAGATGAAGTTTGAGGGTGAAGAGGTTCCAGAAAGAAG GTTTAGTGGGACAATTGTTGGTGTTGAGGATAATTCTACGTCTACATGGCCTGATTCAGAGTGGAGATCGTTAAAG GTCCAGTGGGATGAACCATCACTGGTTTTGCGTCCTGATAGAGTTTCACCTTGGGATATAGAACCACTTACTGCAGCAACTTCTCCCACGTCACAGACCCAACAAAGAAATAAACGGACCCGGCCACCTGTTGTGATTTCATCTTGGCAAGATCTTAAACCATTCG GTATGTGGAAATCACCTTCTGACTCCCCTTCAGCATTGTCTTACCATGATCCGGAACCTGGACCAGATATTCATCGATCTACTAAATTTAGTCCTGGCAGCCTACTCAAGTCGTCAAACTACAATAGAATTTTGCTGCCAGTTTCGAGCAATTCAATAATATACCAGCCGAATTTTGAGACCCCTGCAGAGTCATTCGCACCTGTTAGTGAAAAGAAACATGCTAATGGCTACAGGCTGTTTGGGATTGAATTGATGGACCATTCAACCTTCGGAGACAGTTCACCAGCAAGAATTGGAGCAGCAGCTGTTGCGGATACTTATGCTCCCCTGGATACTGAATTGAAGCAAAATTCAGAGGCAGAGCCATCAAGCTGCAACCTGACCGATCTTCCCTTGGTGACTTCTGAACCTGACAGGTCAGGCTTGAGATCTTCCCTTGAGCCACACAACAAGCAAATCAGAAGCTGCACCAAG GTTCACAAGCAAGGCATTGCAGTTGGAAGGGCTGTAGATTTGACCAGGCTTGATGGCTACGAGGATTTACTTAAGAAATTTGAAGAGATTTTTGAAATCAAAGGGGAACTTTCTGGTTCAGCAAAGAAATGGCTGGTTGTCTACACAGATAATGAGGATGACATGATGATGGTTGGAGATGATCCTTGGCA
- the LOC140985790 gene encoding auxin response factor 1-like isoform X2: MAHLSANYFARGPPPGGSNDALYRELWHACAGPLVTLPQEGERVYYFLEGHMEQLEASTDQGLDQQLHSFNLPSKILCKVMNVSLRAEKETDEVYAQITLIPEQDPNEITSPDPPLPEPQRCSVHSFCKTLTASDTSTHGGFSVLRKHADDCLPPLDMSQQPPSQELVASDLHGNQWNFRHIFRGQPRRHLLTTGWSVFVSAKKLVAGDAFIFLREENGDLRVGVRRLMRQLNNMPSSVISSHSMHLGVLATASHAISTRTRFSVFYKPRTSRSEFIVSLNKYLEARNHKLSVGMRFKMKFEGEEVPERRFSGTIVGVEDNSTSTWPDSEWRSLKVQWDEPSLVLRPDRVSPWDIEPLTAATSPTSQTQQRNKRTRPPVVISSWQDLKPFALSYHDPEPGPDIHRSTKFSPGSLLKSSNYNRILLPVSSNSIIYQPNFETPAESFAPVSEKKHANGYRLFGIELMDHSTFGDSSPARIGAAAVADTYAPLDTELKQNSEAEPSSCNLTDLPLVTSEPDRSGLRSSLEPHNKQIRSCTKVHKQGIAVGRAVDLTRLDGYEDLLKKFEEIFEIKGELSGSAKKWLVVYTDNEDDMMMVGDDPWHEFCMMVKKIYIYTAEEAKKLSPKIKLSLNEVKSAKLLSKADIGAEEQSSTVGSGC, encoded by the exons ATGGCACACCTTTCCGCAAATTACTTTGCCAGAGGGCCTCCCCCAG GGGGCTCAAATGATGCTTTGTACAGAGAATTGTGGCATGCCTGTGCTGGGCCCCTTGTTACCCTTCCTCAAGAAGGGGAACGGGTGTATTACTTTCTGGAAGGTCACATGGAACAG CTCGAAGCATCCACCGATCAGGGGTTGGATCAGCAACTTCATTCATTCAACTTACCAAGTAAAATCCTTTGCAAAGTGATGAATGTTTCGCTGCGG GCTGAAAAAGAGACAGATGAGGTATATGCACAGATAACACTGATACCTGAGCAAGAT CCAAATGAGATCACAAGCCCAGATCCTCCTTTACCAGAACCTCAAAGGTGTAGTGTTCATTCATTTTGCAAGACTCTTACTGCTTCTGATACCAGCACCCATGGTGGGTTTTCTGTTTTACGAAAGCACGCAGATGATTGTTTACCTCCATTG GATATGTCTCAGCAACCACCCTCGCAGGAGTTGGTTGCTTCTGATCTTCATGGTAATCAGTGGAATTTCCGCCACATTTTCCGAG GTCAACCAAGGCGCCACTTACTGACCACCGGATGGAGTGTCTTCGTTAGTGCAAAAAAGTTAGTTGCTGGAGATGCTTTTATCTTTCTAAG AGAAGAAAACGGAGATCTTCGAGTCGGAGTGCGTAGACTCATGAGACAGCTGAATAATATGCCATCTTCTGTTATATCAAGTCATAGCATGCATTTGGGGGTCCTTGCTACTGCATCACATGCCATATCCACTAGGACCCGTTTTTCGGTTTTTTATAAACCCAG GACCAGTCGATCAGAATTCATTGTAAGTTTAAACAAGTATCTTGAAGCTCGAAATCATAAACTGTCGGTGGGGATGAGGTTTAAGATGAAGTTTGAGGGTGAAGAGGTTCCAGAAAGAAG GTTTAGTGGGACAATTGTTGGTGTTGAGGATAATTCTACGTCTACATGGCCTGATTCAGAGTGGAGATCGTTAAAG GTCCAGTGGGATGAACCATCACTGGTTTTGCGTCCTGATAGAGTTTCACCTTGGGATATAGAACCACTTACTGCAGCAACTTCTCCCACGTCACAGACCCAACAAAGAAATAAACGGACCCGGCCACCTGTTGTGATTTCATCTTGGCAAGATCTTAAACCATTCG CATTGTCTTACCATGATCCGGAACCTGGACCAGATATTCATCGATCTACTAAATTTAGTCCTGGCAGCCTACTCAAGTCGTCAAACTACAATAGAATTTTGCTGCCAGTTTCGAGCAATTCAATAATATACCAGCCGAATTTTGAGACCCCTGCAGAGTCATTCGCACCTGTTAGTGAAAAGAAACATGCTAATGGCTACAGGCTGTTTGGGATTGAATTGATGGACCATTCAACCTTCGGAGACAGTTCACCAGCAAGAATTGGAGCAGCAGCTGTTGCGGATACTTATGCTCCCCTGGATACTGAATTGAAGCAAAATTCAGAGGCAGAGCCATCAAGCTGCAACCTGACCGATCTTCCCTTGGTGACTTCTGAACCTGACAGGTCAGGCTTGAGATCTTCCCTTGAGCCACACAACAAGCAAATCAGAAGCTGCACCAAG GTTCACAAGCAAGGCATTGCAGTTGGAAGGGCTGTAGATTTGACCAGGCTTGATGGCTACGAGGATTTACTTAAGAAATTTGAAGAGATTTTTGAAATCAAAGGGGAACTTTCTGGTTCAGCAAAGAAATGGCTGGTTGTCTACACAGATAATGAGGATGACATGATGATGGTTGGAGATGATCCTTGGCA
- the LOC140985790 gene encoding auxin response factor 1-like isoform X3, whose protein sequence is MAHLSANYFARGPPPGGSNDALYRELWHACAGPLVTLPQEGERVYYFLEGHMEQLEASTDQGLDQQLHSFNLPSKILCKVMNVSLRAEKETDEVYAQITLIPEQDPNEITSPDPPLPEPQRCSVHSFCKTLTASDTSTHGGFSVLRKHADDCLPPLDMSQQPPSQELVASDLHGNQWNFRHIFRGQPRRHLLTTGWSVFVSAKKLVAGDAFIFLREENGDLRVGVRRLMRQLNNMPSSVISSHSMHLGVLATASHAISTRTRFSVFYKPRTSRSEFIVSLNKYLEARNHKLSVGMRFKMKFEGEEVPERRFSGTIVGVEDNSTSTWPDSEWRSLKVQWDEPSLVLRPDRVSPWDIEPLTAATSPTSQTQQRNKRTRPPVVISSWQDLKPFESFAPVSEKKHANGYRLFGIELMDHSTFGDSSPARIGAAAVADTYAPLDTELKQNSEAEPSSCNLTDLPLVTSEPDRSGLRSSLEPHNKQIRSCTKVHKQGIAVGRAVDLTRLDGYEDLLKKFEEIFEIKGELSGSAKKWLVVYTDNEDDMMMVGDDPWHEFCMMVKKIYIYTAEEAKKLSPKIKLSLNEVKSAKLLSKADIGAEEQSSTVGSGC, encoded by the exons ATGGCACACCTTTCCGCAAATTACTTTGCCAGAGGGCCTCCCCCAG GGGGCTCAAATGATGCTTTGTACAGAGAATTGTGGCATGCCTGTGCTGGGCCCCTTGTTACCCTTCCTCAAGAAGGGGAACGGGTGTATTACTTTCTGGAAGGTCACATGGAACAG CTCGAAGCATCCACCGATCAGGGGTTGGATCAGCAACTTCATTCATTCAACTTACCAAGTAAAATCCTTTGCAAAGTGATGAATGTTTCGCTGCGG GCTGAAAAAGAGACAGATGAGGTATATGCACAGATAACACTGATACCTGAGCAAGAT CCAAATGAGATCACAAGCCCAGATCCTCCTTTACCAGAACCTCAAAGGTGTAGTGTTCATTCATTTTGCAAGACTCTTACTGCTTCTGATACCAGCACCCATGGTGGGTTTTCTGTTTTACGAAAGCACGCAGATGATTGTTTACCTCCATTG GATATGTCTCAGCAACCACCCTCGCAGGAGTTGGTTGCTTCTGATCTTCATGGTAATCAGTGGAATTTCCGCCACATTTTCCGAG GTCAACCAAGGCGCCACTTACTGACCACCGGATGGAGTGTCTTCGTTAGTGCAAAAAAGTTAGTTGCTGGAGATGCTTTTATCTTTCTAAG AGAAGAAAACGGAGATCTTCGAGTCGGAGTGCGTAGACTCATGAGACAGCTGAATAATATGCCATCTTCTGTTATATCAAGTCATAGCATGCATTTGGGGGTCCTTGCTACTGCATCACATGCCATATCCACTAGGACCCGTTTTTCGGTTTTTTATAAACCCAG GACCAGTCGATCAGAATTCATTGTAAGTTTAAACAAGTATCTTGAAGCTCGAAATCATAAACTGTCGGTGGGGATGAGGTTTAAGATGAAGTTTGAGGGTGAAGAGGTTCCAGAAAGAAG GTTTAGTGGGACAATTGTTGGTGTTGAGGATAATTCTACGTCTACATGGCCTGATTCAGAGTGGAGATCGTTAAAG GTCCAGTGGGATGAACCATCACTGGTTTTGCGTCCTGATAGAGTTTCACCTTGGGATATAGAACCACTTACTGCAGCAACTTCTCCCACGTCACAGACCCAACAAAGAAATAAACGGACCCGGCCACCTGTTGTGATTTCATCTTGGCAAGATCTTAAACCATTCG AGTCATTCGCACCTGTTAGTGAAAAGAAACATGCTAATGGCTACAGGCTGTTTGGGATTGAATTGATGGACCATTCAACCTTCGGAGACAGTTCACCAGCAAGAATTGGAGCAGCAGCTGTTGCGGATACTTATGCTCCCCTGGATACTGAATTGAAGCAAAATTCAGAGGCAGAGCCATCAAGCTGCAACCTGACCGATCTTCCCTTGGTGACTTCTGAACCTGACAGGTCAGGCTTGAGATCTTCCCTTGAGCCACACAACAAGCAAATCAGAAGCTGCACCAAG GTTCACAAGCAAGGCATTGCAGTTGGAAGGGCTGTAGATTTGACCAGGCTTGATGGCTACGAGGATTTACTTAAGAAATTTGAAGAGATTTTTGAAATCAAAGGGGAACTTTCTGGTTCAGCAAAGAAATGGCTGGTTGTCTACACAGATAATGAGGATGACATGATGATGGTTGGAGATGATCCTTGGCA